From one Cyanobacterium stanieri PCC 7202 genomic stretch:
- a CDS encoding ABC transporter related protein (PFAM: ABC transporter~TIGRFAM: daunorubicin resistance ABC transporter ATP-binding subunit~COGs: COG1131 ABC-type multidrug transport system ATPase component~InterPro IPR003439:IPR003593:IPR017871~KEGG: mar:MAE_42470 polysaccharide export ABC-transporter ATP-binding protein~PFAM: ABC transporter related~SMART: AAA ATPase~SPTR: Similar to tr|Q3MG42|Q3MG42_ANAVT ABC transporter-like) has translation MAVRLEKVTKIYNKIPVVNELSFEIKSGEIFGLLGPNGAGKSTTIKMLITLARPSRGKIEVAGYDVVHSPEAVKRNIGVVLQQTSVDGELTVWENLEFHGRMHHIPNPQRQELIDRWLEYVELGDRRSDLVKTLSGGMKRRLQIARALLHNPQVLFLDEPTVGLDPQTRRRLWEIIKDLNRQGMTILITTHYMEEVEFLCERVGIIDAGQLIELGTVEEFKQKYGEGIMVTQKGDRIDYQFFPTTQEANEYVNNIEDRTGIMIRPSNLEDIFVKLTGKQL, from the coding sequence GTGGCTGTCAGACTAGAAAAAGTAACTAAAATATATAACAAAATCCCTGTGGTCAATGAATTATCCTTTGAAATCAAATCAGGGGAAATCTTTGGTTTATTAGGGCCCAATGGTGCGGGAAAATCCACCACCATCAAAATGTTAATTACCCTTGCCCGTCCGAGTCGGGGTAAAATTGAGGTGGCAGGATATGATGTGGTTCATTCCCCGGAGGCGGTAAAACGTAATATTGGGGTGGTTTTGCAACAAACAAGCGTGGATGGGGAGTTGACGGTATGGGAAAACCTCGAATTTCATGGCAGAATGCACCATATCCCTAATCCTCAAAGGCAGGAATTAATTGATCGTTGGTTGGAATATGTGGAACTGGGCGATCGCCGTTCGGACTTAGTCAAAACCCTCTCGGGGGGTATGAAAAGGCGTTTACAGATAGCTAGGGCTTTGTTACACAATCCCCAAGTCTTATTTTTGGACGAACCCACCGTAGGATTAGATCCCCAAACCCGTCGCCGTTTGTGGGAAATTATCAAGGATTTGAACCGTCAGGGTATGACAATTTTAATCACTACCCACTATATGGAAGAGGTAGAGTTTTTATGCGAAAGGGTGGGCATTATCGACGCAGGACAATTAATCGAACTGGGTACGGTGGAGGAGTTTAAACAAAAGTATGGGGAAGGTATCATGGTAACTCAAAAGGGCGATCGCATCGACTACCAATTTTTCCCCACCACCCAAGAAGCCAACGAATATGTTAATAATATTGAAGACAGAACGGGGATCATGATTCGCCCCTCTAATTTGGAGGACATTTTTGTCAAACTAACAGGAAAGCAACTGTAG
- a CDS encoding Lytic transglycosylase catalytic (PFAM: Transglycosylase SLT domain~COGs: COG0741 Soluble lytic murein transglycosylase and related regulatory protein (some contain LysM/invasin domains)~InterPro IPR008258:IPR000189~KEGG: cyt:cce_1879 soluble lytic transglycosylase~PFAM: Lytic transglycosylase catalytic~SPTR: Probable soluble lytic transglycosylase) gives MKKSKKLIIPISTILLFLVGVIGATILTPQLGNLWENVIVPRLEERPEYRLDAPSAVLELADVSPADRRERLEQLANESDASLDRARARYLLANDLIREDFEGGEAWNYLQNLERQYPILAPYIVLRQGRALELTNDNLRAQQQWERLINDYPDSPVIVEAYYRLGQQEPEYWQRAIAEFPQHPRTKEIIYELLAQNPNQKELLLIITENDLSARSDSFRDKLVSDYQEELEPSQWQMIGDTYWARGQYRKGAEAYENAPSSPENLYRIARGFQVAEQETLAMEAYQRLIEEYPNESQTGLGLRRLATLVSTDQALEYLDRVAENFPNEAPQALSQKISLLSSENRADEANMVRNQVISRFPESDQAADFRWQIAQDFAQGNDLVSAWQWAQEIGINNPEAGITPRASFWVGKWAQRLGQNEEAQRAFEFVLESYPNSYYAWRSAFNLGRSVGDFTDIRDLTFEVETPAMRFIPPGGSTMFKELYLLGEDQDAIALFEAQLSDPENPSVTEQFTQGVLRQLDGEYLQSISLIWSLSTRENPEELRQWRILRRSPEYWYALFPMPYKDLIVKWSSERNLNPFLVTALIRQESRFQPLIQSPVGATGLMQVMPETGEWIAPQIGLEEYSLTDIDDNINLGTWYLDYTHRNYDNNSLLAIASYNAGPSNVDSWIQRFDLSDFDQFVENIPFPETKGYVETVFGNYWNYVNLYQPEAENSGLINFGGEG, from the coding sequence ATGAAAAAAAGCAAAAAACTAATCATTCCTATTTCTACCATCCTACTGTTTCTGGTGGGCGTAATTGGTGCTACCATTTTAACTCCACAATTGGGCAACCTTTGGGAAAATGTCATCGTACCAAGACTTGAAGAAAGACCAGAATATCGTCTTGATGCCCCCTCGGCGGTACTAGAGTTGGCAGATGTTAGTCCTGCCGATAGGAGAGAAAGGTTAGAACAACTTGCCAATGAATCCGATGCCTCCCTCGATAGGGCAAGGGCAAGATATTTACTCGCCAATGACTTGATTAGGGAAGATTTTGAAGGGGGAGAGGCTTGGAATTATTTACAAAACCTAGAGCGACAATATCCCATCCTTGCTCCCTACATTGTCTTGAGGCAGGGTAGAGCTTTAGAATTAACCAATGATAATCTGAGGGCGCAGCAACAATGGGAAAGATTGATTAATGATTATCCCGACTCCCCGGTCATTGTAGAGGCTTATTATCGTCTTGGGCAACAGGAGCCAGAATATTGGCAAAGGGCGATCGCCGAATTTCCCCAACATCCCCGCACCAAGGAAATCATTTACGAATTACTCGCCCAAAATCCAAACCAAAAGGAATTATTACTTATCATTACCGAAAACGATTTGAGCGCCCGTAGTGATAGTTTTCGGGATAAATTAGTTAGTGATTATCAAGAAGAATTAGAACCTAGTCAATGGCAGATGATTGGGGATACCTACTGGGCAAGGGGGCAATATAGAAAAGGGGCAGAAGCCTACGAAAATGCACCTTCAAGCCCTGAAAATCTTTATCGTATTGCGAGGGGTTTTCAAGTGGCAGAACAAGAAACCCTCGCCATGGAAGCCTATCAAAGATTAATAGAGGAATATCCCAATGAATCACAAACGGGGTTGGGGTTGCGTCGTCTTGCTACCCTTGTCTCCACAGATCAAGCCCTTGAATATTTGGATCGGGTGGCAGAAAATTTCCCCAACGAAGCCCCTCAAGCCCTCAGCCAAAAGATCAGCCTCCTAAGTAGTGAAAATAGGGCAGATGAGGCAAATATGGTCAGAAATCAGGTAATCAGCCGTTTTCCTGAATCTGATCAGGCGGCGGATTTTCGTTGGCAAATAGCCCAAGATTTTGCTCAGGGTAATGATTTAGTGTCCGCTTGGCAGTGGGCACAGGAAATTGGTATTAACAATCCCGAGGCTGGTATTACTCCCCGTGCTTCTTTTTGGGTGGGTAAATGGGCGCAAAGATTAGGACAAAACGAAGAAGCTCAAAGGGCATTTGAGTTTGTCTTAGAAAGTTATCCTAATTCTTATTATGCTTGGCGTTCGGCTTTTAATTTGGGTCGGAGTGTGGGGGATTTTACCGATATTCGAGATTTGACTTTTGAGGTGGAAACCCCTGCCATGCGTTTTATTCCTCCCGGAGGTTCTACTATGTTTAAGGAGTTATATCTTTTGGGAGAGGATCAAGATGCGATCGCCCTTTTTGAAGCCCAACTATCAGATCCCGAAAATCCAAGCGTTACGGAACAATTTACCCAAGGGGTACTCAGGCAGTTGGATGGGGAATATTTACAAAGTATCAGTTTAATTTGGAGTCTTAGCACTAGGGAAAATCCTGAAGAATTACGCCAATGGCGCATTTTACGCCGTAGTCCTGAATATTGGTATGCCCTCTTTCCCATGCCCTACAAAGATTTAATTGTCAAATGGTCATCAGAAAGAAATCTTAACCCCTTCCTCGTCACCGCTCTAATACGTCAGGAATCAAGGTTTCAGCCCCTTATTCAATCCCCTGTAGGCGCCACGGGATTGATGCAGGTAATGCCCGAAACAGGGGAATGGATTGCCCCCCAAATCGGTTTGGAGGAATATTCCCTGACCGACATTGATGATAATATCAACCTTGGTACTTGGTACCTTGATTATACTCATCGTAACTATGACAATAACTCTCTCTTGGCGATCGCCAGTTACAATGCAGGCCCTAGTAATGTAGATAGTTGGATTCAAAGATTTGATCTGAGTGATTTTGATCAATTTGTGGAAAATATCCCCTTCCCAGAAACCAAGGGCTATGTGGAAACAGTATTCGGCAACTACTGGAATTATGTCAATCTTTATCAACCAGAAGCAGAAAATTCTGGGTTAATCAATTTTGGCGGGGAAGGTTAA
- a CDS encoding AAA ATPase central domain protein (PFAM: ATPase family associated with various cellular activities (AAA)~COGs: COG0464 ATPase of the AAA+ class~InterPro IPR003959:IPR003593~KEGG: cyt:cce_3437 ATPase~PFAM: AAA ATPase central domain protein~SMART: AAA ATPase~SPTR: ATPase): MKEFNREFSLLLRACYPLIYISSSEEERVEKAIASITETMGNRHTYIWDFVDGYQDNPNNTNFGKRNPLQALEFLEKLPSNTGGVFILRDFQRFLEDISISRKLRNLARKLKAQPKNIVIIADEVNLPAELREVFTVVDFPLPQATEIKEEIERLMVGQSLDDELLTELVRAAQGLSLERIRRVLTRAIAQNGKLETEDVELILEEKKQSIRQTQILDYYPAQEQISDIGGLDNLKEWLLRRGGSFSESARAYGLPYPRGLLLVGIQGTGKSLTAKAIAHHWHLPLLRLDVGRLFGGLVGESESRTRQMINLAEALSPCILWIDEIDKGFSGADGRGDSGTTSRVFGTFITWLAEKKSPVFVVATANNIQNLPAEILRKGRFDEIFFVGLPSQDEREAIFSVHLNRLRPHNLEKFDLKRLAYETPEFSGAEIEQTIIEAMHLGFSQNRDFSTDDILMAASQIIPLARTAREQIAFLEQWASSGKARLASRNYQLKIDN, translated from the coding sequence ATGAAAGAATTTAACCGAGAATTTTCCCTATTATTAAGAGCTTGTTATCCCCTGATTTATATTTCTAGTAGTGAGGAGGAGAGGGTGGAAAAGGCGATCGCATCTATCACCGAAACCATGGGCAATCGTCATACTTATATCTGGGATTTTGTAGACGGTTATCAAGATAATCCGAATAATACCAATTTTGGCAAACGTAACCCCCTCCAAGCGCTGGAATTTTTGGAAAAATTACCTTCTAATACGGGGGGAGTGTTTATTTTGCGAGACTTTCAAAGATTTTTAGAAGACATATCCATCTCCCGCAAACTACGTAACCTTGCTCGAAAACTGAAAGCTCAACCGAAAAATATTGTCATCATTGCCGATGAAGTCAATCTCCCCGCCGAACTAAGGGAAGTGTTTACGGTGGTTGACTTTCCTTTACCTCAAGCCACAGAAATCAAAGAAGAGATTGAACGCTTGATGGTGGGGCAATCCTTGGATGATGAACTTTTGACCGAATTAGTTAGAGCCGCCCAAGGATTGTCCTTAGAACGCATTAGAAGGGTGCTGACAAGGGCGATCGCCCAAAATGGTAAATTAGAAACCGAAGACGTAGAACTCATCTTGGAAGAAAAAAAACAGTCCATACGACAAACACAAATCCTCGACTACTACCCTGCCCAAGAACAAATATCGGATATTGGTGGTTTAGATAATCTCAAAGAGTGGTTATTGAGAAGGGGAGGATCTTTTTCCGAGTCTGCTAGGGCTTACGGATTGCCCTATCCTCGGGGGCTTCTGCTCGTTGGTATTCAAGGCACAGGAAAATCTCTCACCGCAAAGGCGATCGCCCATCACTGGCATTTACCCCTGCTTCGGTTGGATGTGGGTAGACTTTTTGGCGGTTTGGTAGGGGAATCTGAATCACGTACCAGACAAATGATCAACCTTGCCGAAGCCCTTTCTCCCTGTATTCTCTGGATTGATGAAATCGACAAAGGATTTTCTGGGGCTGATGGTAGGGGCGACTCAGGCACCACCAGCCGAGTATTTGGCACATTTATCACTTGGTTAGCAGAGAAAAAAAGCCCTGTTTTTGTGGTAGCTACCGCCAACAATATCCAAAATTTACCTGCTGAAATATTACGTAAAGGACGCTTTGACGAAATTTTCTTTGTGGGTTTACCCAGTCAAGATGAAAGAGAAGCGATTTTTTCTGTCCATCTCAACCGACTACGCCCCCATAACCTCGAAAAGTTTGACCTGAAAAGACTTGCCTACGAAACCCCCGAATTTTCTGGGGCAGAAATCGAGCAAACCATCATCGAGGCCATGCACCTCGGATTTAGCCAAAACCGAGACTTTTCCACCGATGATATTCTCATGGCAGCCAGTCAAATTATACCCCTAGCCCGTACCGCTCGAGAACAGATTGCCTTTCTCGAACAGTGGGCATCGTCAGGAAAAGCCCGTTTAGCATCTCGAAATTATCAATTAAAAATTGACAATTAA
- a CDS encoding Holliday junction DNA helicase subunit RuvB (PFAM: Holliday junction DNA helicase ruvB C-terminus; Holliday junction DNA helicase ruvB N-terminus~TIGRFAM: Holliday junction DNA helicase, RuvB subunit~COGs: COG2255 Holliday junction resolvasome helicase subunit~InterProIPR004605:IPR008824:IPR003959:IPR008823:IPR 003593~KEGG: syp:SYNPCC7002_A1390 Holliday junction DNA helicase RuvB~PFAM: AAA ATPase central domain protein; Holliday junction DNA helicase RuvB domain~SMART: AAA ATPase~SPTR: Holliday junction DNA helicase RuvB;~TIGRFAM: Holliday junction DNA helicase RuvB), which translates to MAIKRSSSQDKKQRLPLQRKNKYKNPVSEDSQILLPQEISEDVSQNEDKIRPQKLDDYIGQKDLKGVLNIAIAAAKQRQESLDHILFYGPPGLGKTTMSLILASEMGVNCKITAAPALERPRDIIGLLVSLQAGDILFIDEIHRLNRVTEELLYPAMEDKRLDITIGKGQSAKIRSIPLQSFTLIGATTKIGSLTSPLRDRFGLIQRLQFYQLDELTEIVKRSAQIFNVNIDSQGAEEIARRSRGTPRITNRLLRRVRDFAQVKGVEQIDQTIASEALDLHNVDRLGLDWTDRLVLSTIIEQFNGGPVGLDAIASATGEDAKTIEEVYEPYLLQIGFINRTHRGRIATEKAQEHLLG; encoded by the coding sequence ATGGCAATAAAAAGATCATCATCTCAGGACAAAAAACAAAGATTACCCCTACAGCGTAAAAATAAATACAAAAATCCTGTCTCTGAAGATAGTCAAATTTTATTGCCACAGGAAATAAGCGAAGACGTTTCACAAAATGAAGACAAAATAAGACCACAAAAATTAGATGATTATATCGGACAAAAAGATTTAAAAGGAGTCCTGAATATTGCCATCGCAGCGGCAAAACAAAGACAAGAATCCCTCGATCATATTCTCTTCTATGGCCCTCCCGGATTAGGAAAAACAACCATGTCCCTCATTTTAGCCTCCGAGATGGGCGTTAATTGTAAAATTACCGCCGCCCCTGCCCTTGAGCGCCCGAGGGATATTATTGGTTTATTGGTTTCCTTACAGGCAGGGGATATTTTATTTATCGATGAAATTCATCGTCTCAATCGAGTTACAGAGGAACTTTTGTATCCTGCCATGGAAGATAAAAGATTGGATATAACCATCGGTAAAGGACAATCTGCCAAGATTCGTAGTATTCCCCTACAATCCTTTACCCTCATCGGTGCTACTACCAAAATAGGCTCCCTAACCTCCCCTCTGCGTGATCGTTTTGGTTTAATTCAAAGGTTACAATTTTATCAACTAGATGAATTGACGGAAATTGTCAAAAGGTCAGCGCAAATATTTAATGTTAATATCGACTCGCAAGGTGCCGAAGAAATCGCCCGTCGCTCCAGAGGTACTCCCCGAATTACTAATCGTCTTTTGCGTCGAGTCAGGGATTTTGCCCAAGTGAAAGGGGTTGAACAAATCGACCAAACCATTGCCAGTGAAGCCCTTGACCTTCATAATGTTGATCGCCTCGGCTTAGATTGGACAGACAGACTGGTATTATCTACGATCATAGAACAGTTTAACGGCGGCCCTGTGGGGCTAGATGCCATCGCCTCTGCCACAGGAGAAGATGCCAAAACCATCGAAGAAGTATACGAACCCTATCTTTTGCAAATCGGTTTTATCAATCGCACCCATAGAGGCAGAATTGCCACCGAAAAAGCCCAAGAACATTTATTAGGTTAA
- a CDS encoding heat shock protein Hsp20 (PFAM: Hsp20/alpha crystallin family~COGs: COG0071 Molecular chaperone (small heat shock protein)~InterPro IPR002068~KEGG: syp:SYNPCC7002_A0654 small heat shock protein~PFAM: heat shock protein Hsp20~SPTR: Small heat shock protein): MSLVRFYPLSEVNGLHRQMNRLFDELSSGWEHLPTVGNIPLELLDNGDNLILKAVIPGINKDDIDISVSRQSLKISGEYHQEAEEKENNYYISEFHYGKFERTVNLPVAIKNAEVTAEYNDGILTLTLPKVEEVKTKVVKVSLNPAQTTA, encoded by the coding sequence ATGTCTTTAGTTCGTTTTTATCCCCTATCCGAAGTCAATGGTTTACACCGTCAAATGAATCGTTTATTTGACGAGTTGAGCAGTGGCTGGGAACACTTACCCACAGTGGGAAATATACCTTTAGAGTTGTTAGACAATGGAGATAATCTTATCTTAAAAGCAGTTATTCCCGGTATAAACAAGGATGATATTGATATTAGCGTTAGTCGTCAAAGCCTAAAAATTTCGGGAGAATATCATCAAGAAGCTGAAGAAAAAGAAAATAATTATTATATTTCTGAATTTCATTATGGTAAATTTGAACGCACTGTTAATTTACCTGTAGCGATTAAAAATGCGGAAGTTACTGCTGAATATAATGATGGTATTTTAACTTTAACTTTACCTAAAGTTGAGGAGGTAAAAACTAAAGTTGTTAAAGTTAGTTTAAATCCTGCACAAACTACTGCTTAA
- a CDS encoding short-chain dehydrogenase/reductase SDR (PFAM: short chain dehydrogenase~COGs: COG1028 Dehydrogenase with different specificities (related to short-chain alcohol dehydrogenase)~InterPro IPR002198:IPR002347~KEGG: cyt:cce_1267 SDR family dehydrogenase/reductase~PFAM: short-chain dehydrogenase/reductase SDR~SPTR: Putative short-chain dehydrogenase/reductase (SDR) superfamily), translated as MSIKYNLVLGATQGIGLGFVQQLIKENKEQVIYAVYRNKNTAENLFKLQKEYPHHIRCLQGDITQEKDIINIIENIKLETNQLHVVINCVGILHEGDIEPEKSLKHINPDKLLHYFQVNAIPTVLLAKHLLPLLKHSQPSIFASISAKVGSIEDNYLGGWYGYRASKSALNMFLKNIAIEYNRVSKKTIVVALHPGTTNTKLSKPFQGNVSPEKLFSVERCTSQLLSIINRLTKDDHGKFFSWDGSILPW; from the coding sequence ATGTCTATTAAATATAACTTAGTCCTAGGAGCAACTCAGGGCATAGGCTTAGGTTTCGTGCAACAATTAATTAAAGAAAACAAAGAACAAGTAATATACGCAGTATATAGAAATAAAAATACAGCAGAAAATCTATTTAAATTACAAAAAGAATATCCCCATCATATTCGTTGTTTACAAGGAGATATTACCCAAGAAAAAGACATTATCAATATAATCGAAAATATAAAATTAGAAACCAATCAACTCCATGTAGTTATCAACTGCGTCGGAATTTTACACGAGGGAGACATTGAACCCGAAAAAAGTCTCAAACATATCAATCCCGATAAATTACTACATTATTTTCAGGTTAACGCCATTCCTACTGTCCTATTAGCCAAACATTTACTACCTTTACTAAAACATTCTCAACCTAGCATTTTCGCCTCAATATCGGCGAAGGTAGGCAGTATAGAAGACAATTATTTAGGGGGTTGGTATGGCTATCGTGCCTCCAAATCTGCCCTCAATATGTTCTTGAAAAATATTGCGATCGAATATAATCGAGTCAGTAAAAAAACTATTGTTGTGGCTCTCCATCCCGGTACCACCAACACTAAACTATCAAAACCATTTCAAGGCAATGTATCCCCAGAAAAATTATTTTCCGTTGAGCGTTGCACCTCTCAATTATTATCAATAATAAACCGTCTCACTAAAGATGATCACGGTAAATTTTTCTCATGGGATGGCTCTATTTTGCCATGGTAA
- a CDS encoding Propeptide PepSY amd peptidase M4 (COGs: COG3182 Uncharacterized iron-regulated membrane protein~InterPro IPR005075~KEGG: npu:Npun_F3453 peptidase~PFAM: Propeptide PepSY amd peptidase M4~SPTR: Propeptide, PepSY amd peptidase M4;~manually curated) produces MRKIFLKIHQMIGLTVAFIIIIIGLTGSYLVWTREITPIIYNQINQVNFSDTSYSLDKVTQLLNTNYPDLELSKIVFPNEADDPFRLIVNTPEQVRQEIYIDAYDNKVLSIYPRNNTYDPFLHKIHTELLGGNIGKILLGLSGISLFILAMTGLYLWKGWKKINLGFKVRWSSKPKIINYDLHQVIGIFSFLLAINMAITGSILALDQPIKKIFFSPINDSTINVDNSLNNNINDELSLDIILKNAQNITGESNFTEVKFIPKKDTVELRFKQAYEINPRGKSYISFHSKTGELLTINKLSEQSFYKRFRSWSDVFHYGIFLGIFSMIIYLVFGLILVSLALTGFLIWWQKKFKIFTMAK; encoded by the coding sequence ATGAGAAAAATTTTTCTAAAAATTCATCAAATGATTGGTTTGACAGTAGCTTTTATTATTATCATAATAGGCTTGACGGGTAGTTATTTGGTATGGACTAGGGAAATAACTCCTATTATTTATAATCAAATTAATCAGGTAAATTTTTCTGATACATCCTATTCATTAGATAAAGTAACTCAACTATTAAATACTAATTATCCTGATCTTGAACTGAGCAAAATTGTTTTTCCTAACGAAGCAGATGATCCTTTTCGTTTAATAGTTAATACCCCCGAACAGGTCAGACAAGAAATTTATATAGATGCCTATGATAATAAAGTATTAAGTATTTATCCAAGAAACAATACTTACGATCCCTTTTTACATAAAATTCATACGGAGTTATTAGGAGGAAATATAGGTAAAATACTCCTTGGTTTATCGGGAATTAGTTTATTTATTCTTGCTATGACAGGCTTATATCTCTGGAAAGGATGGAAGAAAATTAATCTTGGTTTTAAGGTGCGCTGGTCATCAAAACCAAAAATTATTAATTATGATTTACATCAAGTGATTGGTATTTTTTCTTTTCTTTTAGCCATTAACATGGCTATTACGGGATCCATATTAGCATTAGACCAACCCATAAAAAAGATCTTTTTTTCACCTATAAATGACTCTACTATTAATGTTGATAATTCTTTAAATAATAATATTAATGATGAATTATCCTTAGATATAATTTTAAAAAACGCTCAAAATATTACAGGCGAATCTAACTTTACCGAAGTTAAATTTATTCCCAAAAAAGATACTGTTGAATTACGTTTCAAACAAGCCTATGAAATTAACCCAAGGGGAAAAAGTTATATTTCTTTTCATAGTAAAACTGGTGAGTTATTAACTATCAATAAACTTTCTGAACAGTCTTTTTATAAGCGTTTTCGCTCATGGTCTGATGTTTTTCACTATGGAATTTTTTTGGGGATATTCAGTATGATTATTTATTTAGTTTTCGGACTAATTTTGGTTAGTTTAGCTTTGACGGGCTTTTTGATTTGGTGGCAGAAAAAATTTAAAATTTTTACCATGGCAAAATAG
- a CDS encoding hypothetical protein (KEGG: syp:SYNPCC7002_A1946 hypothetical protein~SPTR: Putative uncharacterized protein) — protein MEYKTNKNQQLSLFEPSATYQFKKPSLKAEYKMSGEYLQSWKKRIYNYQQEAKKKQVKQTNLLTSENNITWDTDSFDPFSIPTHTDQFYNLPKYNESESCLYFILDTELPLLLYVGETKLSPYQRWLNHDCKSYIQRYIELHRQYKVTTTVRSAFWWGISPERHIRQRLERDLILKWRSPFNKESWQHWGQPFK, from the coding sequence ATGGAATACAAAACTAATAAAAATCAACAACTAAGTTTATTTGAACCTTCTGCCACTTATCAGTTTAAAAAACCATCTTTAAAAGCTGAATATAAGATGAGTGGGGAGTATTTACAAAGTTGGAAAAAAAGAATTTATAATTATCAACAGGAAGCGAAAAAGAAGCAGGTAAAACAAACTAATTTATTAACATCTGAAAATAATATTACTTGGGATACAGATAGTTTTGATCCTTTTTCCATCCCTACCCATACAGATCAATTTTATAATTTACCTAAATATAATGAGAGTGAAAGCTGTTTATATTTTATTTTAGATACAGAATTACCTTTATTACTTTATGTGGGGGAAACCAAATTATCACCCTATCAAAGATGGTTAAATCATGATTGTAAAAGTTATATTCAAAGATATATTGAACTTCATCGTCAGTATAAAGTTACTACTACGGTGCGATCGGCTTTTTGGTGGGGAATTTCCCCTGAGCGTCATATTAGGCAACGGTTAGAACGGGATTTGATTCTTAAGTGGCGATCGCCCTTTAACAAAGAATCATGGCAACATTGGGGACAACCTTTTAAATAA